The following are encoded together in the Equus quagga isolate Etosha38 chromosome 1, UCLA_HA_Equagga_1.0, whole genome shotgun sequence genome:
- the AK1 gene encoding adenylate kinase isoenzyme 1: MEEKLKKTKIIFVVGGPGSGKGTQCEKIVQKYGYTHLSTGDLLRAEVSSGSARGKMLSEIMEKGQLVPLETVLDMLRDAMVAKVDTSKGFLIDGYPREVKQGEEFEQRIGHPTLLLYVDAGPETMTQRLLKRGQTSGRVDDNEETIKKRLETYYKATEPVIAFYEKRGIVRKVNAEGSVDSVFSQVCTHLDALK, from the exons ATGGAAG AGAAGCTGAAGAAAACCAAGATCATCTTTGTGGTGG GTGGGCCTGGCTCGGGGAAGGGCACCCAGTGTGAGAAGATTGTCCAGAAGTACGGCTACACCCACCTCTCCACCGGGGACCTCCTGCGGGCCGAGGTCAGCTCGGGCTCAGCCAGGGGCAAGATGCTGTCGGAAATCATGGAGAAGGGGCAGCTGGTGCCACTG GAGACCGTGTTGGACATGCTCCGAGACGCCATGGTGGCCAAGGTGGATACTTCCAAAGGCTTCCTGATCGATGGCTACCCTCGGGAAGTGAAGCAGGGGGAGGAGTTTGAGCAGAGG ATTGGACATCCCACGCTGCTGCTGTATGTGGACGCAGGTCCTGAGACCATGACCCAGCGGCTCCTGAAGCGTGGACAGACCAGTGGGCGTGTGGACGACAACGAGGAGACCATCAAGAAGCGGTTGGAGACCTATTACAAGGCCACAGAGCCTGTCATCGCCTTCTACGAGAAACGGGGCATTGTACGCAAG GTCAATGCCGAAGGCTCCGTGGACAGTGTCTTCTCCCAAGTCTGCACCCACCTGGATGCCCTCAAGTAG